A region from the Papio anubis isolate 15944 chromosome 6, Panubis1.0, whole genome shotgun sequence genome encodes:
- the LOC101010694 gene encoding LOW QUALITY PROTEIN: HORMA domain-containing protein 1-like (The sequence of the model RefSeq protein was modified relative to this genomic sequence to represent the inferred CDS: deleted 1 base in 1 codon; substituted 1 base at 1 genomic stop codon), whose protein sequence is MWTHTQRVRLRVGIFRGLPLRHNSELKKIFYQKKMATTQLQRTSMTALVFPNKISPEHQCLVLVKRLLAVSVSCITYLRGIFPECSYRTRYLDDLLVKILREDKNCPGSTQLVKXMLGHYDALQKKYLRMAVLAIYTNPEDPQTISECYHFKFKYANNGPLMDLFVSKNQSNKSSMSCTDTKKASILLIRKIDILMQNLGPLPNDVCLTMKPFYYDELTPLDYQPLGFKDGDCEGVIFEGKPRYLNVCEVLIPFHTFKVKVTTGKTPSLLKIQN, encoded by the exons aaagaaaatattttatcaaaagaagatgGCCACTACCCAGTTGCAGAGGACTTCCATGACTGCACTGGTATTTCCCAATAAGATATCACCTGAACACCAGTGTTTGGTGTTAGTGAAGAGGCTCCTAGCAGTTTCAGTATCCTGTATCACATATTTGAGAGGAATATTTCCAGAATGTTCTTATAGAACCAGATATCTAGATGATCTTTTGGTCAAAATACTGAGAGAAGATAAAAATTGCCCAGGATCTACACAGTTAGTGAAATAGATGCTAGGACATTATGATGCTTTACAGAAAAAATACCTAAGGATGGCTGTTCTAGCTATATACACAAACCCAGAAGATCCTCAGACAATTTCAGAATGTTACCATTTCAAATTCAAATATGCCAACAATGGACCACTCATGGACTTA TTCGTAAGTAAAAACCAAAGCAACAAATCTAGCATGTCATGTACTGATACCAAGAAAGCAAGCATTCTCCTTATTCGCAAGATTGATATCCTAATGCAAAATCTGGGGCCTTTACCTAATGATGTTTGTTTGACCATGAAACCTTTTTATTATGATGAACTTACACCCCTAGATTACCAGCCTCTCGGTTTTAAGGATGGTGATTGTGAAGGAGTTATATTTGAAGGGAAGCCTAGGTATTTAAATGTGTGTGAAGTCTTAATACCTTTTCACACCTTCAAAGTAAAAGTGACCACTggaaaaactccgtctctactaaaaatacaaaattag